One genomic window of bacterium includes the following:
- a CDS encoding Maf family protein, with product MVEPNILLASGSPRRAELLTRIGIKHRVFVPDIDESIRLGETIEEYVVRLAREKADAGVRTADPGTTVIAADTAVVIHGTWLGKPENRDEAKRMLRMLSGNTHEVWTGVSIAIVGGERIDFHDISRVTFVEMDDVEIDKYVETGEPLDKAGAYGVQAMGARYVQRIEGCFFNVMGLPIAKVYAGIKKLGALKRP from the coding sequence GTGGTTGAGCCGAACATTCTTCTGGCAAGTGGCTCACCCCGCCGGGCTGAATTACTGACACGGATTGGTATAAAGCATCGGGTATTTGTTCCAGATATCGACGAATCGATTAGACTCGGGGAAACAATCGAGGAGTATGTTGTTCGGCTCGCCCGCGAGAAAGCCGACGCCGGAGTAAGAACCGCTGATCCGGGAACCACTGTTATCGCTGCCGACACGGCGGTTGTTATACACGGTACTTGGTTAGGAAAACCGGAAAATCGTGACGAAGCAAAGCGGATGTTGCGAATGCTATCGGGGAATACTCACGAGGTGTGGACAGGCGTTTCTATTGCAATTGTTGGCGGGGAGCGGATCGATTTCCATGATATCAGCCGAGTAACCTTTGTCGAAATGGACGACGTGGAAATCGATAAGTATGTCGAAACCGGCGAACCGCTCGATAAAGCAGGTGCTTATGGCGTACAGGCGATGGGCGCTCGCTATGTGCAACGAATCGAAGGGTGTTTTTTTAACGTGATGGGATTGCCCATCGCAA